One part of the Halopenitus persicus genome encodes these proteins:
- a CDS encoding DUF6360 family protein has product MTDRLTRVNAYTTFDLLEATAIGHGFEESAYAVLDVTVPSRNPDHVTIELELDNVDLTELPAHADRVEISADQARELAAELEAYADRVDAGAE; this is encoded by the coding sequence ATGACCGACCGACTCACCCGTGTGAACGCATACACGACCTTCGACCTGCTTGAGGCGACCGCGATCGGTCACGGCTTCGAGGAGTCGGCGTACGCGGTGCTCGACGTGACGGTCCCGTCCAGGAACCCCGACCACGTCACGATCGAACTGGAGTTGGACAACGTCGACCTGACCGAGCTGCCCGCCCACGCCGACCGGGTGGAGATCTCGGCGGACCAGGCCCGCGAACTGGCCGCCGAACTGGAGGCGTACGCCGATCGCGTCGACGCCGGCGCGGAGTGA
- a CDS encoding nitrite/sulfite reductase: MPTDVERWKSETYGNEIREHLLEFAEQGWESIPEDERDAWFERFKWWGLYHQRAGQESYFMMRIGTPNGVLEPGQLHVIAEIADEYARGPVENPEFGAAYCDWTTRQSIQLHWIRLEDVPEIFERLEANGLSTQQACGDSWRNIVGCPVAGKDRHEFVDALPVAMDLHEAFKGTDEYANLPRKWKVSVTGCREGCGQGDINDLAFEPAEKDGRRGFNVRVGGGLARNEPRLARDIDVFVEPDAVEAVAGGLSALFREYGDREDRYAARSKFLVDEWGADEVRRVLQEEFVDRELEPAGDDLREEYTYNAGRVGTDDRPAGGHNDHIGVHEQADGAYYVGLNVLVGRMGVGDVHELADLAAEYGSGEVRLTQRQNVLVTDVPESALDALLAEPLLEDYSPDPNPFMRGSIACTGTEFCSLSIVETKNRQVRYARWLAENVDLPADVEEFHVHLSGCTASCAQPQIADVSLRGMKTRKDGEPVEALDIGLGGGLGADPRFAEWVGQRVPADEVPGAIATLIDRFRERREDGEGFRAFIERTEAEGDLETLIEPSETSYEDPYMHNTKTTWYPYADEDGMDASPAPARADGTPLSDADR, encoded by the coding sequence ATGCCAACGGACGTCGAACGGTGGAAATCGGAGACGTACGGGAACGAGATACGCGAACACCTCCTGGAGTTCGCCGAGCAGGGCTGGGAGTCGATCCCGGAGGACGAACGCGACGCCTGGTTCGAGCGGTTCAAGTGGTGGGGACTCTACCACCAGCGGGCCGGCCAGGAGAGCTACTTCATGATGCGGATCGGCACGCCGAACGGCGTGCTCGAGCCGGGACAGCTACACGTCATCGCGGAGATCGCGGACGAGTACGCGCGCGGGCCTGTGGAGAACCCCGAGTTCGGTGCCGCCTACTGCGACTGGACGACCCGGCAGTCGATCCAGCTCCACTGGATCCGCCTCGAGGACGTTCCGGAGATCTTCGAGCGGCTGGAGGCCAACGGTCTGTCGACCCAGCAGGCGTGTGGCGACTCCTGGCGGAACATCGTGGGCTGTCCCGTCGCCGGGAAGGACCGCCACGAGTTCGTGGACGCGCTCCCGGTCGCGATGGACCTCCACGAGGCGTTTAAAGGGACCGACGAGTACGCCAACCTCCCGCGGAAATGGAAGGTGAGCGTCACCGGCTGTCGTGAGGGCTGCGGACAGGGTGACATCAACGACCTGGCGTTCGAGCCCGCCGAGAAGGACGGCCGACGGGGATTCAACGTCCGCGTCGGCGGCGGACTCGCCCGCAACGAGCCGCGACTCGCGCGCGACATCGACGTCTTCGTCGAGCCCGATGCGGTCGAGGCGGTGGCCGGCGGCCTCTCGGCGCTCTTCCGCGAGTACGGCGACCGTGAGGACCGCTACGCCGCGCGCAGCAAGTTCCTCGTCGACGAGTGGGGCGCGGACGAGGTTCGACGCGTCCTGCAGGAGGAGTTCGTCGACCGGGAGCTCGAACCGGCCGGGGATGACCTCCGCGAGGAGTACACCTACAACGCCGGCCGGGTCGGGACGGACGACCGCCCCGCCGGGGGACACAACGACCACATCGGCGTCCACGAGCAGGCCGACGGCGCCTATTACGTCGGCTTGAACGTGCTCGTCGGCCGAATGGGCGTCGGCGACGTCCACGAACTCGCCGACCTGGCCGCCGAGTACGGCTCCGGGGAGGTCCGGCTCACGCAGCGACAGAACGTGCTCGTGACTGACGTCCCCGAGTCGGCACTCGACGCGCTGCTGGCTGAACCGCTGCTCGAGGACTACTCGCCCGATCCGAACCCGTTCATGCGGGGATCGATCGCGTGTACGGGCACCGAGTTCTGCTCGCTGTCGATCGTCGAGACCAAGAACCGACAGGTCCGGTACGCTCGCTGGCTCGCCGAGAACGTGGATCTCCCCGCGGACGTCGAGGAGTTCCACGTTCACCTGTCGGGATGTACCGCCTCCTGCGCGCAGCCACAGATCGCCGACGTCAGCCTCCGAGGGATGAAGACCCGGAAGGACGGCGAGCCGGTCGAGGCGCTCGACATCGGCCTCGGCGGCGGCCTGGGTGCGGACCCCCGATTCGCAGAGTGGGTCGGCCAGCGCGTCCCGGCCGACGAGGTACCCGGCGCGATCGCGACCCTGATCGACCGGTTCCGCGAGCGGCGCGAGGACGGCGAGGGGTTCCGCGCGTTCATCGAGCGGACGGAGGCCGAGGGCGATCTCGAGACGCTCATCGAGCCGTCGGAGACGAGCTACGAGGACCCGTATATGCACAACACGAAGACGACGTGGTATCCCTACGCCGACGAGGACGGGATGGACGCCAGTCCCGCGCCGGCTCGCGCCGACGGAACGCCGCTTTCGGACGCCGACCGATGA
- a CDS encoding universal stress protein has protein sequence MYDSILIPTDGSDGSHSAVETGIRLADRFDADVHALFVLDERYVLDEFDIPVEAAERDAEDALDRAGEIAATADVAIEKHLRRGVPHEEILAAIDDYDVDLVVMGTHGRTGLDRIVHLGSVTERVIRAAPVQVTTVPTGGREA, from the coding sequence ATGTACGACTCCATCCTCATTCCCACGGACGGAAGCGACGGGTCCCACTCGGCGGTCGAGACCGGGATACGGCTGGCGGACCGGTTCGACGCGGACGTCCACGCACTGTTCGTGCTCGACGAGCGGTACGTCCTCGACGAGTTCGACATCCCGGTCGAGGCGGCCGAGCGGGACGCCGAGGACGCGCTGGATCGCGCCGGTGAGATCGCCGCGACCGCGGACGTCGCGATCGAGAAACACCTTCGACGCGGGGTCCCACACGAGGAGATACTGGCGGCCATCGACGACTACGACGTCGATCTCGTCGTGATGGGAACCCACGGGCGGACCGGCCTCGACCGGATCGTCCATCTGGGAAGCGTCACCGAGCGCGTGATCCGCGCCGCGCCGGTGCAGGTGACGACGGTGCCGACCGGCGGTCGAGAAGCGTGA
- a CDS encoding AI-2E family transporter, producing the protein MDENRFVIALFGLVVAVIVGYIAHRFAAALTVAVFIYYSTRRFYRSLGRLRLPKRVRAVLALSIVGVPLLLLISYAAVLLIIEVRQFVRQYAVMEAAAGNVGWIDVEDAPPELTFDAIVDLYRSGGFDPLIEFGIDHAGLLTSTLSSFLLNLLIVVVVTYYLLIDGGKAHQWLVAFDDEAIVREYFEAADDELESVLFGNLLNVIAISLIAVTAYMGYNVFVPPSVQVPYPALAGALTGVASLIPVVGMKIVYLPIAAVMAVPSVLSGDMGPIAYVVGFLLVAVVIVDTIPDLILRPYFSGKTTHVGLLMLAYIFGPVVFGFHGLFLGPIILVLALTFAYTALPRLLGADPDHEPELKGPTLAPDQLRLDDF; encoded by the coding sequence ATGGACGAAAACCGGTTCGTCATCGCCCTCTTCGGTCTGGTCGTCGCCGTCATCGTCGGCTACATCGCCCACCGGTTCGCCGCCGCCCTCACGGTCGCGGTCTTCATCTACTACTCGACGCGGCGGTTCTACCGGAGTCTGGGTCGACTCCGGCTCCCGAAGCGCGTTCGGGCGGTGCTGGCGCTGTCGATCGTCGGCGTGCCCCTTCTGTTGCTCATCAGTTACGCCGCGGTGCTCCTCATCATCGAGGTCCGACAGTTCGTCCGGCAGTACGCCGTGATGGAGGCTGCGGCCGGGAACGTCGGCTGGATCGACGTGGAGGACGCCCCGCCCGAGTTGACCTTCGACGCGATCGTCGATCTGTACCGATCCGGCGGATTTGACCCGCTGATCGAGTTCGGGATCGACCACGCCGGCCTCCTGACGTCGACGCTCTCGAGTTTCCTGTTGAACCTGCTCATCGTCGTGGTCGTCACCTACTACCTGCTCATCGACGGCGGGAAGGCCCACCAGTGGCTGGTCGCCTTCGACGACGAGGCGATCGTCCGCGAGTACTTCGAGGCCGCCGACGACGAGCTGGAGTCCGTCCTCTTCGGGAACCTGCTCAACGTCATCGCCATCTCGCTCATCGCCGTCACGGCATATATGGGCTACAACGTGTTCGTCCCGCCCTCGGTACAGGTCCCCTACCCCGCGCTCGCGGGCGCACTCACCGGCGTGGCGAGTCTGATCCCGGTCGTCGGGATGAAGATCGTCTACCTCCCGATCGCCGCCGTGATGGCCGTTCCATCGGTGCTTTCCGGCGATATGGGACCGATCGCGTACGTCGTCGGTTTCCTCCTCGTTGCGGTCGTGATCGTCGACACGATCCCGGACCTCATCCTGCGTCCCTACTTCAGCGGGAAGACGACCCACGTCGGGTTGTTGATGCTCGCGTACATCTTCGGACCGGTGGTCTTCGGGTTCCACGGCCTCTTCCTCGGGCCGATCATCCTCGTGCTCGCGCTCACCTTCGCGTACACCGCGCTGCCGCGGCTGCTCGGTGCCGACCCCGACCACGAGCCGGAACTCAAGGGGCCGACCCTCGCGCCGGACCAACTCCGTCTCGACGACTTCTGA
- a CDS encoding MFS transporter: protein MNWRYRHTVLGLCMVAFFVTYFARLAISPVVPLVVAEFEISNTAIGVALSGMWLAYGVSQFPSGILADRFGERRVILVAVGGTTALSLLLALAPAFPVFVLSALLLGLFAGLHYAVATTLLSRTFEDVGTAVGIHSAGGPLAGLVAPVVAAWIGVRYGWRPAIAVSAAVGVPVLIAFYWRVRPTEPRRPDQRMRERLRLAPLAEILTRPGIVVPLLVAMAGTYVVQGLMSFLPTFLVEFRGYTTATAGGIFSAFFLMRTSAQVAIGRLSDRVGRDAAIALAMGTGCLGTISFVVGPGAAGVAGGVLLAGFGSSFFSAVDSRFMDVLGDAERGAGFGLVRTAYTVVGSAGSVGVGLAADLFGWGVSLSILAGLFGVALVVVLVGRIR from the coding sequence GTGAACTGGCGATACCGACACACGGTGTTGGGGCTCTGTATGGTCGCCTTCTTCGTGACCTACTTCGCGCGGTTGGCGATCAGCCCGGTCGTCCCGCTCGTCGTCGCCGAGTTCGAGATCTCCAACACCGCGATCGGGGTGGCGCTGTCCGGGATGTGGCTGGCCTACGGGGTCTCACAGTTCCCGAGCGGCATCCTCGCCGACCGGTTCGGCGAACGTCGCGTGATCCTCGTCGCGGTCGGCGGGACGACGGCGTTGAGCCTCCTGCTGGCGCTCGCACCGGCGTTTCCGGTGTTCGTGCTCTCGGCGCTCCTGCTCGGCCTGTTCGCCGGACTTCACTACGCGGTCGCGACGACGCTGCTCTCGCGGACCTTCGAGGACGTGGGCACCGCGGTCGGGATCCACTCCGCCGGCGGCCCCCTGGCGGGACTGGTCGCGCCGGTCGTCGCGGCATGGATCGGCGTTCGATACGGCTGGCGCCCCGCGATCGCCGTCTCAGCCGCGGTCGGCGTCCCGGTGCTGATCGCGTTTTATTGGCGGGTACGGCCGACCGAGCCGCGGCGCCCCGACCAACGGATGCGGGAGCGTCTCCGGCTCGCCCCGCTCGCGGAGATCCTCACCCGACCGGGGATCGTCGTCCCGCTGCTGGTGGCGATGGCCGGCACCTACGTCGTTCAGGGACTGATGTCGTTTCTGCCGACCTTCCTCGTCGAGTTCAGGGGGTACACGACCGCGACCGCGGGAGGGATCTTCTCGGCGTTCTTCCTGATGCGGACGAGCGCACAGGTCGCGATCGGCCGGCTCTCCGACCGCGTCGGCCGCGACGCCGCGATCGCTCTCGCGATGGGGACGGGCTGTCTCGGGACGATCTCCTTCGTCGTCGGCCCCGGGGCTGCGGGCGTCGCCGGCGGCGTCCTCCTCGCGGGCTTCGGGTCGAGCTTCTTCTCCGCAGTCGACTCGCGGTTTATGGACGTCCTCGGCGACGCCGAGCGCGGCGCCGGCTTCGGCCTCGTTCGAACCGCCTACACCGTGGTGGGGTCGGCGGGATCGGTCGGGGTCGGGCTGGCGGCCGACCTGTTCGGCTGGGGCGTGTCGCTGTCGATCCTCGCGGGACTGTTCGGGGTCGCGCTCGTCGTCGTTCTGGTCGGCCGGATTCGGTGA
- a CDS encoding sodium:solute symporter family transporter, with translation MVTSATALGLAVVTLVVFTAAGIRLSRGRVGSVEDLIAARDSAGSGRTAATLVASVMGVWILLSAPEAGALFGVAAVAGYAVGEALPMLVYSRIGPRIRDVIPEGHALTEYVLVRYGGGMYALVLVVSVLYMFVFLAAELTGIAQAFHHVAAVPRWQTATLVGGFVLLYTGYGGLRASIATDTIQTLIVLPLLAAVALAVVLASGGPTVVHRGIVDANPTLLDPTYVPGVRFGIALVFAVLGAELVNQTWWQRIYAADGSATVERGFRVATVANGVVMVVATLLGVVAVGAAAVETGGSGYNAGIAFFVLLESTAGEAVVLGVLLLALALVMSTADSLFAALASLVTADLPRLLKNPDDRTLRLGARALTAVVAIAAILVSLRARSVLRLFFLADLLGAAVAAPIVYGLFSRRLSGTAALASALGGLLVGAATFPFPFGLHRTFDAALGGVLPAPDATYLLPFAGAFLTSTVLTVCLARVGDDEFDLDRLSREIRRLDDPTPAPDGGSPLADHEAGDSAASDVPDDVDGAAADGRALTDER, from the coding sequence ATGGTGACGTCCGCGACGGCGCTGGGTCTCGCGGTCGTGACGCTGGTCGTCTTCACCGCGGCGGGGATCCGGCTCTCCCGTGGGCGGGTCGGCTCCGTGGAGGACCTCATCGCGGCCCGCGACTCGGCCGGCAGCGGTCGGACGGCTGCGACGCTCGTCGCCTCGGTGATGGGCGTGTGGATCCTCCTTTCGGCCCCCGAGGCGGGGGCGCTCTTCGGGGTCGCCGCGGTCGCTGGCTACGCGGTCGGCGAGGCGCTCCCGATGCTCGTCTACTCGCGGATCGGTCCCCGGATCCGTGACGTGATCCCCGAGGGGCACGCGCTCACCGAATACGTCCTCGTTCGCTACGGCGGCGGGATGTACGCGCTGGTGCTCGTCGTCAGCGTCCTCTACATGTTCGTCTTCCTCGCCGCCGAGCTGACCGGAATCGCGCAGGCGTTCCACCACGTCGCGGCGGTTCCGCGGTGGCAGACGGCGACCCTCGTCGGCGGGTTCGTCCTCCTGTACACCGGCTACGGCGGCCTCCGGGCGAGCATCGCCACCGACACGATCCAGACGCTGATCGTCCTCCCGCTGCTGGCCGCTGTCGCGCTCGCCGTCGTTCTCGCGAGCGGCGGGCCGACGGTCGTCCACCGGGGGATCGTGGACGCGAATCCGACCCTTCTCGACCCAACGTACGTCCCCGGCGTCAGGTTCGGAATCGCGCTCGTCTTCGCCGTCCTGGGCGCGGAGCTGGTCAACCAGACCTGGTGGCAGCGCATCTACGCCGCCGACGGCTCCGCGACGGTCGAGCGCGGCTTTCGGGTCGCCACGGTCGCCAACGGTGTGGTGATGGTCGTCGCGACGCTGCTCGGCGTCGTCGCCGTCGGGGCTGCTGCGGTCGAAACCGGCGGATCGGGATACAACGCCGGGATCGCCTTCTTCGTCCTCCTCGAGAGTACGGCCGGCGAGGCGGTCGTCCTCGGCGTGCTTTTGTTGGCGCTGGCCCTCGTGATGAGCACGGCCGACAGCCTGTTCGCCGCCCTGGCGAGCCTCGTGACGGCGGACCTCCCGCGGCTGCTGAAGAACCCCGACGACCGAACCCTGCGGCTCGGCGCACGCGCGCTCACGGCCGTCGTCGCGATCGCGGCGATCCTCGTGAGCCTCCGGGCACGCAGCGTGCTCCGGCTGTTCTTCCTGGCCGACTTGCTCGGTGCCGCGGTCGCCGCCCCGATCGTGTACGGCCTCTTCTCCCGCCGGCTCTCGGGGACCGCGGCGCTCGCGAGCGCCCTCGGCGGCCTCCTGGTCGGCGCGGCGACCTTTCCGTTCCCCTTCGGCCTCCACCGGACGTTCGATGCAGCCCTGGGCGGCGTACTCCCGGCGCCCGACGCGACCTATCTGCTCCCGTTCGCGGGTGCGTTCCTCACGTCGACCGTCCTGACGGTGTGTCTCGCCCGGGTGGGCGACGACGAGTTCGATCTCGACCGGCTCTCCCGCGAGATACGCCGTCTCGACGACCCGACCCCGGCTCCGGACGGCGGATCCCCGCTCGCGGATCACGAGGCGGGCGACAGCGCTGCCTCCGACGTCCCTGACGACGTGGACGGCGCGGCCGCTGACGGACGAGCGCTGACGGACGAGCGCTGA
- the tenA gene encoding thiaminase II, which produces MSFTTDLESVAEPIWDDILSHPMVEALGDGTLEEAPFRYWVRQDYVYLIEYARVFAYGAARAPDLDRMATLAELLESTISDEMDLHRAYAAEFGIDESALEATDPSPTTQGYTDFLVRVASTDAFGDLIAALLPCMWGFNETGKRLARRGLPDDDRYADWIETYAGAEFTELTDWCKALLDDVAADASHRDRERYRDRFETSARYEYRFWDAAWRQEGWSA; this is translated from the coding sequence ATGAGTTTCACGACCGATCTCGAATCGGTGGCGGAACCGATCTGGGACGACATCCTGTCTCATCCGATGGTCGAGGCGCTCGGGGACGGAACGCTCGAGGAGGCGCCGTTCCGGTACTGGGTCAGGCAGGATTACGTCTATTTGATCGAGTACGCGCGGGTGTTCGCCTACGGGGCCGCGAGGGCGCCGGACCTCGATCGGATGGCGACCCTCGCCGAACTCCTCGAGTCGACGATCAGCGACGAGATGGACCTTCACCGCGCGTACGCCGCCGAGTTCGGCATCGACGAATCGGCGCTCGAGGCGACCGACCCCTCGCCGACCACGCAGGGGTACACCGACTTCCTCGTCCGAGTCGCGTCGACCGACGCCTTCGGCGACCTGATCGCCGCGCTGTTGCCCTGTATGTGGGGCTTCAACGAGACGGGGAAACGCCTCGCCCGGCGGGGACTGCCCGACGACGACCGATACGCGGACTGGATCGAGACGTACGCCGGCGCCGAGTTCACCGAGTTGACCGACTGGTGTAAGGCCCTGCTCGACGACGTGGCCGCCGACGCGAGCCACCGCGACCGCGAGCGATACCGTGACCGCTTCGAGACGTCGGCGCGCTACGAGTACCGCTTCTGGGACGCCGCCTGGCGGCAGGAGGGGTGGTCGGCGTGA
- a CDS encoding creatininase family protein, with protein MYLAAESWPDLDAYFENESLALVPLGSTEQHGPHLPLATDHLIAEGFARAAADRTGFLRTPTINVGVSPHHRQFNGTMWVDAPVFRDYVESFTRNLAYHGIDRVIYVNAHGGNVEHLREVGRRLRDEEVLYAVEWMWNDSIPELVDDLFERNGPHGGPKETALIQHLRPELVHDDRLADARDGGLTEFEPAEMNRHGARTFYDAIDNAPNGVLGDQTDATAEKGERLFEAATDQLVQLCEWLDDQPFEDLLPKDHV; from the coding sequence ATGTATCTCGCGGCGGAATCCTGGCCGGACCTCGACGCGTACTTCGAAAACGAGTCCCTGGCGCTCGTTCCGCTCGGATCGACGGAACAACACGGTCCCCACCTCCCGCTGGCGACCGATCACCTGATCGCGGAGGGGTTCGCGCGGGCGGCCGCCGACCGGACCGGCTTCCTCCGGACGCCGACGATCAACGTCGGCGTGAGCCCGCATCATCGGCAGTTCAACGGCACGATGTGGGTCGACGCGCCCGTCTTCCGGGACTACGTCGAGTCGTTCACCCGGAACCTGGCGTACCACGGCATCGACCGCGTGATCTACGTGAACGCCCACGGCGGCAACGTCGAGCACCTCCGGGAGGTCGGCCGCCGTCTCCGGGACGAGGAGGTCCTGTACGCGGTCGAGTGGATGTGGAACGACTCCATTCCGGAGCTCGTCGACGACCTCTTCGAGCGGAACGGACCCCACGGCGGGCCTAAGGAGACGGCGCTGATCCAGCACCTGCGCCCGGAGCTCGTCCACGACGACCGGCTCGCGGACGCGCGGGACGGCGGACTCACGGAGTTCGAGCCGGCCGAGATGAACCGACACGGGGCGCGAACGTTCTACGACGCCATCGACAACGCGCCCAACGGCGTCCTCGGCGACCAGACGGACGCGACCGCCGAGAAGGGTGAACGGCTCTTCGAGGCGGCAACCGACCAGCTCGTCCAGCTCTGTGAGTGGCTCGACGACCAGCCGTTCGAGGACCTCCTACCGAAGGACCACGTGTAG
- a CDS encoding MEDS domain-containing protein produces the protein MSTPESTDRTSPIGTDALRYESLRAAFDREDLGRHLALFYGTTAEQLRAATAFIEAALANDRRCLYLADANDAATIETALETVGIDVDRRIDAGDLEIATASDVYSPDAFDADRIVELLADRAHEAAASDRHEGLSVAGENTWSFRTGSDFEDVLDLEVSFDECCPDFPVTALCQYDLRRFTNRSIAAAVWTHKRIVYADTICENPFYVPPSERRNHSLRSPEESDDPRMDVRLMLEQTHELARTRQQVSRREQRLSVVDRALRHNIRNELNVVLGYLELLREDAAPDSTIREYADTCIEYTERVVDRSEKARHIQGTLEDETIESVDLLAEIRTAIARVRDRYPDAAFSLEIDGNAVAIDPAADTDDDALVLDEADETDPADDPADALGRVVAHERIDIALIELLVNAVTHQDDSEGPPEVSIDASTTGDGFIELAVSNPGPPIPEDDRRALSEGTETPLEHGGGLGLWLVKWVVDGSYGRVSFPDGGRDGSTVAIRLPRVDR, from the coding sequence ATGTCCACGCCGGAGTCGACGGATCGCACGTCCCCGATCGGAACGGACGCGCTCCGGTATGAATCGCTGCGGGCCGCCTTCGACCGCGAGGATCTGGGACGGCATCTCGCGCTGTTTTACGGCACGACGGCGGAACAACTCCGGGCGGCCACGGCGTTCATCGAGGCCGCACTCGCGAACGACCGCCGGTGCCTCTATCTCGCGGACGCCAACGACGCGGCGACCATCGAGACCGCGCTCGAGACGGTCGGCATCGACGTCGACCGGCGGATCGACGCGGGCGATCTCGAGATCGCGACGGCGAGCGACGTCTACTCGCCGGACGCCTTCGACGCGGACCGGATCGTCGAGCTGCTCGCCGACCGGGCCCACGAGGCCGCCGCGAGCGACCGTCACGAGGGGCTGAGCGTCGCCGGCGAGAACACCTGGAGCTTCCGGACGGGGTCGGACTTCGAGGACGTCCTCGATCTCGAGGTCAGCTTCGACGAGTGCTGTCCGGATTTCCCGGTGACTGCCCTGTGCCAGTACGACCTCCGCCGGTTCACGAACCGGTCCATCGCGGCCGCCGTCTGGACCCACAAGCGGATCGTCTACGCGGACACGATCTGTGAGAACCCCTTTTACGTACCGCCGTCGGAGCGCCGCAATCACTCGCTCCGCTCACCCGAGGAGTCGGACGATCCCCGAATGGACGTTCGGCTGATGCTCGAACAGACCCACGAGCTCGCCCGGACGCGCCAACAGGTCTCGCGGCGCGAACAGCGCTTGTCGGTCGTCGACCGAGCGCTTCGACACAACATCCGCAACGAGCTGAACGTCGTCCTCGGCTACCTCGAGCTGTTGCGCGAGGACGCCGCACCCGATTCGACGATCCGGGAGTACGCCGACACCTGCATCGAGTACACCGAGCGTGTCGTCGACCGGTCCGAGAAGGCCCGACACATCCAGGGAACGCTCGAGGACGAAACGATCGAATCCGTCGACCTCCTGGCCGAGATCAGGACCGCGATCGCACGGGTCCGCGACCGATATCCGGACGCGGCGTTCTCCCTCGAGATCGACGGGAACGCCGTGGCGATCGATCCGGCCGCCGACACCGACGACGACGCCCTCGTCCTCGACGAGGCCGACGAAACCGACCCCGCCGACGACCCCGCCGACGCCCTCGGTCGGGTGGTCGCACACGAACGGATCGACATCGCCCTCATCGAGCTGCTCGTCAACGCCGTGACCCACCAGGACGACTCGGAGGGCCCTCCGGAGGTCTCGATCGACGCCTCCACGACCGGCGACGGGTTCATCGAGCTCGCGGTCTCGAACCCCGGACCGCCGATCCCGGAGGACGACCGGCGCGCGCTGTCGGAGGGGACGGAGACGCCGCTTGAACACGGCGGCGGCCTCGGCCTCTGGCTCGTCAAGTGGGTTGTCGACGGCTCCTACGGCCGGGTATCGTTCCCCGACGGCGGACGCGACGGGTCGACCGTCGCGATCAGGCTGCCGCGCGTCGATCGGTAG